One genomic window of Helicobacter canis includes the following:
- the ispG gene encoding flavodoxin-dependent (E)-4-hydroxy-3-methylbut-2-enyl-diphosphate synthase yields MLEPNTATSSTLPPRYKTKQILVGNVAIGGDAPISVQSMTFTKTKDIQATKEQLDRLALAGADIVRVAVSDLKDAHALKDLRSISPLPLVSDIHFRYEYALIAAESVDCIRINPGNIGSKDKIKAVADACNARNIPIRIGVNGGSLEKQFEEKYGATPKGMVESALYNIKLLEDFGFTNMKISLKASDVERTMAAYRMLRPLVEYPFHLGVTEAGTMFHSTIKSSMALGGLLMEGIGDTMRCSITGELEQEIALARAILRYSGRQKQGITIISCPTCGRIQADLVSMVKEVEKRLSHITTPLQVSVMGCAVNALGEAKHADIAIAFGHKSGMIIKEGEVLRKLPEEKLLESFVAEVEQMAQERAQAQ; encoded by the coding sequence ATGCTAGAGCCAAACACCGCTACTTCAAGCACACTTCCTCCGCGCTATAAAACAAAGCAGATTCTAGTTGGCAATGTCGCTATCGGTGGCGATGCGCCTATATCTGTGCAGAGTATGACATTTACCAAGACCAAAGACATACAAGCTACAAAAGAGCAGCTAGATCGCTTGGCTTTGGCTGGAGCGGACATCGTGCGTGTGGCAGTAAGCGATCTCAAAGATGCCCACGCGCTTAAAGACTTGCGCTCTATCTCGCCCCTGCCGCTTGTCTCTGACATACACTTCCGCTATGAATACGCGCTCATCGCTGCAGAATCGGTGGATTGCATACGCATAAATCCGGGCAATATCGGCTCTAAAGACAAGATCAAAGCCGTAGCTGATGCGTGCAATGCTCGCAATATCCCTATCCGCATAGGGGTTAATGGCGGTAGTTTAGAAAAGCAGTTTGAAGAGAAGTATGGCGCGACACCAAAGGGTATGGTGGAATCCGCTTTATACAATATCAAGCTGCTTGAAGACTTTGGCTTTACTAATATGAAAATCTCGCTAAAAGCTAGCGATGTGGAGCGCACAATGGCAGCATATAGAATGCTACGCCCACTTGTGGAATACCCCTTTCATCTAGGCGTTACCGAAGCGGGGACGATGTTTCACTCGACCATTAAGTCTTCTATGGCTCTTGGCGGGCTGCTTATGGAGGGTATTGGCGATACGATGCGCTGCTCAATCACCGGCGAGCTAGAGCAAGAAATCGCCCTAGCGCGCGCGATCTTGCGATATAGCGGGCGGCAGAAGCAGGGCATTACTATCATCTCCTGTCCTACTTGTGGGCGCATACAAGCAGATCTAGTCAGTATGGTAAAAGAGGTGGAGAAGCGACTAAGCCATATCACCACGCCGCTGCAAGTAAGCGTTATGGGCTGTGCGGTGAATGCTTTAGGAGAGGCAAAGCACGCGGATATTGCCATAGCCTTTGGGCATAAATCTGGAATGATCATTAAAGAGGGCGAAGTGCTACGCAAGCTCCCAGAAGAAAAGCTCCTAGAATCCTTTGTCGCAGAAGTGGAGCAAATGGCACAAGAACGCGCCCAAGCGCAGTAG
- the hypA gene encoding hydrogenase/urease nickel incorporation protein HypA, with the protein MLKSTKYEKKDHPMHEYSVVTALLEQCDHYALDSGASKIEKIVVGIGEHSGIEVALLQSAFETFKEESIYTKHAHLEIQIQPIMLACSSCGTTSAPKQQDYATCPQCASKSVQITQGRDMLLLRLEMLE; encoded by the coding sequence ATGCTAAAATCCACAAAATACGAGAAGAAAGACCACCCAATGCACGAATACTCTGTCGTAACAGCCCTACTAGAGCAATGCGATCACTACGCGCTAGATTCTGGTGCGAGTAAGATAGAGAAGATTGTCGTGGGTATTGGCGAGCATAGCGGCATAGAAGTAGCTTTGCTACAAAGCGCGTTTGAGACCTTTAAAGAAGAGAGCATTTACACAAAGCACGCGCATTTAGAGATACAAATCCAGCCCATAATGCTTGCGTGTAGCTCTTGTGGCACTACTAGTGCGCCAAAGCAGCAAGACTACGCCACTTGCCCACAATGCGCGAGCAAGAGTGTGCAAATCACGCAAGGCAGAGATATGCTACTACTGCGGCTAGAAATGCTAGAGTAG
- the mua gene encoding nickel-binding protein Mua, with the protein MDTPLTKDLLKDLVKHADELTLEQIKESWELAGVIIDKADSLQKELQSYKDEILSSQATLKDLRAKESALKEQIQELESKKRNASNELAKLHDEISVQKIINQAKKAKLELQESRKQILPGSLKSVQIYLKDGSIAKAKPAQKIFSEDVYKKYRVAFKENRTLKIHISSLELENKRLQIELRDFYSDLALEGMGALESKATQEQQLPLDSKDIIATEEDLSDFKKMLQDHKRKKSKPPKH; encoded by the coding sequence ATGGATACCCCACTTACAAAAGACTTGCTAAAAGACCTTGTCAAGCACGCCGATGAGCTGACTTTAGAGCAGATCAAGGAGAGCTGGGAGCTTGCTGGAGTGATCATAGATAAGGCAGATTCCTTGCAAAAAGAGCTGCAAAGCTACAAAGATGAAATCCTAAGCTCACAAGCCACGCTAAAAGACTTGCGCGCCAAAGAGAGTGCGCTAAAAGAGCAAATCCAAGAGCTAGAATCCAAAAAACGCAATGCGAGCAATGAGCTAGCCAAACTCCACGATGAAATCAGCGTGCAAAAAATCATCAACCAAGCCAAAAAAGCCAAGCTAGAGCTACAAGAATCGCGCAAGCAGATCCTACCCGGCAGTCTAAAAAGCGTGCAAATCTACCTAAAAGATGGCTCCATAGCCAAAGCAAAACCCGCGCAAAAAATCTTTAGCGAAGATGTGTATAAAAAATATCGCGTAGCATTCAAAGAAAACCGCACGCTAAAAATCCACATCTCCTCCCTTGAGCTAGAAAATAAACGCCTGCAAATCGAGCTACGCGACTTTTACTCCGATCTTGCCCTAGAGGGTATGGGCGCACTAGAATCTAAAGCCACGCAAGAGCAGCAGCTCCCGCTAGACTCCAAAGACATCATCGCCACAGAAGAGGATTTGAGCGATTTTAAAAAAATGCTTCAAGACCACAAACGCAAAAAAAGCAAGCCCCCCAAACACTAG